In a genomic window of Epinephelus lanceolatus isolate andai-2023 chromosome 3, ASM4190304v1, whole genome shotgun sequence:
- the LOC117255803 gene encoding perforin-1-like: MARLWHLMLLCWAWTPLCLLSSVSFRGTPQECEKAPFVPGYNLGGEGFDIVTMKRKGAYVIDTETWKLGNGTCRLFSNSYMNRESQKVPVAVVDWRTLPKCSLKVSSVLYDSVEALVNDSTSAVSNDWKIGLEIPVDPSVTLGFCFGGSHSKESIFGMQKSKQDRYTFAGHSVYCNYYRYRLATKPPLSHDFESAVNSLPCYSPKTLSLYRNLIDTYGTHYITQVSLGGQIKAITPIRTCEATMNGLTATEVNDCLSVEASASFASTASIKAMCQHCQKKKKKLGLTQDFRTMFNERNTEVIGGHIDGADILFEGQSNPSVYNSWLGSLKTTPDVVQYNLKPLHTILPSAHPARAGLKQEVEKYIKKNAVLKKCSETCKIGQRSNKRDPCACVCNSDQNIKSNCCPAGKGLATLKVFRLYAKGLYGDRWTQTDGSVEVRYRDQVKRTTIISNNDNPTWRETFEFGPIVINMRDKLRFRVYDEDTYWNSDLLGECSFDLHRGKVSDSCMFDYGTFFFSYIVECAPSLGGHQCQEYMPSPMSPSLAKVFHTRNGVLLGDLGKRYAQSLSQSG, translated from the exons ATGGCCAGGCTGTGGCATCTCATGCTCCTGTGCTGGGCATGGactcctctgtgtctgctgtccAGTGTAAGCTTCAGAGGTACACCGCAGGAGTGTGAAAAGGCTCCCTTTGTCCCTGGTTACAATCTGGGTGGAGAGGGCTTCGACATCGTCACAATGAAACGGAAAGGTGCCTATGTCATCGACACTGAAACATGGAAGCTTGGCAATGGCACATGCAGGCTATTCAGCAACAGCTACATGAACCGAGAGAGCCAGAAGGTTCCAGTTGCCGTGGTGGACTGGAGAACCCTCCCTAAGTGCAGTTTGAAGGTCTCCAGTGTACTCTATGATTCTGTCGAAGCTCTTGTCAATGATTCCACCTCAGCTGTGTCCAATGATTGGAAAATTGGCCTTGAAATTCCTGTAGACCCATCTGTCACTCTTGGTTTTTGCTTTGGAGGCTCCCACTCCAAAGAATCTATCTTTGGCATGCAAAAGTCCAAACAAGACCGCTACACCTTCGCTGGCCATTCTGTCTACTGTAACTACTACCG CTACAGACTGGCAACAAAACCTCCACTGAGTCATGATTTTGAATCAGCTGTGAACTCCCTTCCTTGCTATTCACCCAAAACATTGTCATTATATCGCAACCTGATTGACACTTATGGTACACATTACATCACACAAGTGTCGCTAGGAGGGCAAATAAAAGCAATCACTCCCATCAGGACCTGCGAGGCAACCATGAATGGACTGACAGCAACAGAAGTCAATGACTGTCTGTCAGTGGAGGCCTCTGCTAGCTTTGCAAGCACTGCCAGCATTAAGGCCATGTGCCAGCACTgtcagaaaaagaagaagaagttagGCCTTACCCAAGATTTCCGCACCATGTTTAATGAGCGTAACACAGAGGTCATAGGTGGACACATTGACGGTGCTGATATCCTCTTTGAAGGCCAATCAAACCCATCGGTCTATAACAGCTGGCTCGGCTCACTGAAAACCACACCTGATGTGGTCCAATACAACCTAAAGCCACTGCACACCATACTCCCAAGTGCTCATCCTGCCAGGGCCGGACTGAAGCAAGAGGTGGAGAAGTACATCAAGAAAAATGCAGTGTTGAAAAAATGCTCAGAAACCTGTAAGATTGGGCAAAGATCCAATAAAAGGGATCCTTGTGCTTGTGTTTGCAACAGTGATCAGAATATCAAGTCAAACTGCTGTCCTGCTGGGAAAGGTCTTGCTACATTAAAGGTTTTCAGGCTCTATGCAAAAGGGTTGTATGGTGATAGGTGGACTCAGACAGATGGTTCAGTTGAGGTGAGATACAGAGATCAGGTAAAGCGCACTACCATCATAAGTAACAACGACAATCCCACATGGCGGGAGACATTTGAATTTGGACCCATTGTCATTAATATGAGAGACAAACTTAGATTCCGTGTTTATGATGAGGATACCTACTGGAATAGTGATCTACTTGGTGAGTGTTCATTTGATCTGCATAGAGGGAAAGTGAGTGACAGCTGTATGTTTGACTATGgtaccttcttcttctcctacATAGTAGAATGTGCACCAAGTCTCGGTGGTCACCAATGTCAAGAATACATGCCCTCCCCCATGAGTCCCTCTTTGGCCAAGGTCTTCCACACCAGAAATGGGGTCCTTCTTGGAGACCTGGGGAAGAGGTATGCTCAGTCACTCAGTCAGTCAGGTTAA